The Vespula vulgaris chromosome 4, iyVesVulg1.1, whole genome shotgun sequence genome has a segment encoding these proteins:
- the LOC127063358 gene encoding uncharacterized protein LOC127063358 isoform X2, with protein sequence MDDKRIEHIVMTPKCKTGNSTTLIIERQALEPPTENGNDNVHVAGGDHKGIVINKQAINVTNGEISPPHLCLQFRVFLVSTQTGKHTQESRTLEFWFCDTCSETEQPTVAQEFFRELVAPQEFPRDYVGFIKKIIKLMQHKYSSIKKLEVELKQLEEPISLPTRPSRTGYLLITLPSSKKIIWRTVSTDEAVMDQVVELTIEKVLELIESAYPNPVTVIDIAKEHGWEVSAVEAKMKELQEKGVVKAMEHGAFTRVVHQDTQVQVVKQMPTMASSKQPTIAIITAQYCEKLAVDSMIENKETFVRYTTVGESNVYTLGNIGAHRIVCTKLPTVGHTREAMTAAGNTTTRLLGTFQKVDFVFLVGVGGGVPHYTDYNKHVRLGDVVVSHPTLINKKYVYVYCESAKTNENGNYHFETKEYCPPNLGLQEIAVNLKQQSENEISPPWQEYLKEGIESLGNQAEHDFKAPPPESDKLYMAIGDRDVIEVAHPIAPQDATNKRMEGCPRIHLAPIASGRQIARDDQLRQKFATRFGALAFDAEMDAVVESILGNCRESFAVIRGISDYKDGSRIKEWQPYASLAAASVMKAVICAMDPPTNV encoded by the exons AGCATATTGTAATGACACCAAAATGCAAAACTGGGAATTCAACAACTTTAATTATAGAAAGGCAGGCTTTAGAACCTCCCACAGAAAATGGAAATGATAATGTACATGTTGCTGGTGGAGATCACAAAGGAATAGTTATCAATAAACAAGCTATTAATG tGACAAATGGTGAAATATCACCACCCCATCTGTGTCTTCAATTTAGAGTATTTTTAGTAAGTACACAAACTGGGAAACATACACAAGAGTCTAGGACACTTGAATTTTGGTTTTGCGACACTTGTTCAGAAACTGAACAGCCCACTGTTGCACAAGAATTTTTCAGAGAACTGGTTGCACCACAAGAATTTCCAAGag ATTATGTGggatttataaagaaaataataaagctaATGCAACACAAGTACTccagtattaaaaaattagaggTAGAACTAAAACAGCTTGAAGAACCAATTTCACTTCCAACTAGACCAT CTCGTACCGGTTACTTACTCATCACACTTCCTTCatctaagaaaattatttggaGAACAG TATCTACAGATGAAGCTGTTATGGATCAAGTAGTAGAGCTCACTATTGAAAAGGTGTTGGAGCTTATTGAATCTGCTTATCCAAATCCAGTTACTGTAATTGACATAGCAAA agaACATGGTTGGGAAGTATCTGCAGTTGAAGCAAAAATGAAGGAACTACAAGAAAAGGGTGTTGTAAAAGCAATGGAACATGGAGCTTTCACTAGAGTAGTACATCAAGATACTCAAGTGCag GTTGTCAAACAAATGCCTACAATGGCCAGTTCTAAGCAGCCAACAATAGCAATTATCACTGCACAATATTGTGAAAAGCTTGCAGTAGATTCTATgatcgaaaataaagaaacgtttGTTCGATATACGACTGTAG GAGAATCAAACGTGTATACATTGGGTAACATCGGTGCTCATAGAATCGTTTGCACAAAACTACCAACCGTGGGTCATACTCGAGAAGCTATGACCGCTGCAGGAAATACTACAACCAGACTATTAg GTACTTTCCAAAAGGTCGATTTCGTATTCCTGGTGGGTGTTGGCGGAGGTGTACCGCATTATACGGATTACAACAAGCACGTGAGGCTCGGCGACGTGGTTGTTTCACATCCAACtctgattaataaaaaatatgtatacgtatactgCGAGAGTGCGAAGACGAACGAAAATGGTAACTATCATTTCGAGACCAAAGAATATTGTCCACCTAATCTAGGTCTTCAGGAGATAGCCGTTAATCTCAAACAACAG TCGGAAAACGAAATAAGTCCTCCTTGGCAAGAATATCTGAAAGAAGGTATAGAAAGTTTAGGTAATCAAGCGGAGCACGACTTCAAAGCACCACCCCCTGAATCCGATAAATTGTACATGGCTATTGGAGACAGAGACGTAATTGAAGTTGCTCATCCTATTGCTCCTCAGGATGCGACGAACAAGAg AATGGAGGGTTGTCCTCGAATCCACTTGGCACCAATCGCTTCGGGTCGACAAATTGCACGAGATGATCAACTCAGGCAAAAATTTGCCACTCGATTTGGTGCTCTTGCTTTCGATGCTGAAATGGACGCCGTCGTTGAAAGTATCCTTGGAAATTGTAGAGAAAGTTTCGCAGTGATACGAGGTATCTCCGATTACAAGGACGGTTCTCGTATCAAGGAGTGGCAACCTTATGCATCCTTGGCAGCTGCGAGCGTTATGAAAGCTGTTATTTGCGCTATGGATCCACCAACCAACGTTTAA
- the LOC127063358 gene encoding uncharacterized protein LOC127063358 isoform X1, protein MDDKRIEHIVMTPKCKTGNSTTLIIERQALEPPTENGNDNVHVAGGDHKGIVINKQAINVTNGEISPPHLCLQFRVFLVSTQTGKHTQESRTLEFWFCDTCSETEQPTVAQEFFRELVAPQEFPRDYVGFIKKIIKLMQHKYSSIKKLEVELKQLEEPISLPTRPSRTGYLLITLPSSKKIIWRTVSTDEAVMDQVVELTIEKVLELIESAYPNPVTVIDIAKEHGWEVSAVEAKMKELQEKGVVKAMEHGAFTRVVHQDTQVQVVKQMPTMASSKQPTIAIITAQYCEKLAVDSMIENKETFVRYTTVGTPTSPDMTDGVPRVICRFGESNVYTLGNIGAHRIVCTKLPTVGHTREAMTAAGNTTTRLLGTFQKVDFVFLVGVGGGVPHYTDYNKHVRLGDVVVSHPTLINKKYVYVYCESAKTNENGNYHFETKEYCPPNLGLQEIAVNLKQQSENEISPPWQEYLKEGIESLGNQAEHDFKAPPPESDKLYMAIGDRDVIEVAHPIAPQDATNKRMEGCPRIHLAPIASGRQIARDDQLRQKFATRFGALAFDAEMDAVVESILGNCRESFAVIRGISDYKDGSRIKEWQPYASLAAASVMKAVICAMDPPTNV, encoded by the exons AGCATATTGTAATGACACCAAAATGCAAAACTGGGAATTCAACAACTTTAATTATAGAAAGGCAGGCTTTAGAACCTCCCACAGAAAATGGAAATGATAATGTACATGTTGCTGGTGGAGATCACAAAGGAATAGTTATCAATAAACAAGCTATTAATG tGACAAATGGTGAAATATCACCACCCCATCTGTGTCTTCAATTTAGAGTATTTTTAGTAAGTACACAAACTGGGAAACATACACAAGAGTCTAGGACACTTGAATTTTGGTTTTGCGACACTTGTTCAGAAACTGAACAGCCCACTGTTGCACAAGAATTTTTCAGAGAACTGGTTGCACCACAAGAATTTCCAAGag ATTATGTGggatttataaagaaaataataaagctaATGCAACACAAGTACTccagtattaaaaaattagaggTAGAACTAAAACAGCTTGAAGAACCAATTTCACTTCCAACTAGACCAT CTCGTACCGGTTACTTACTCATCACACTTCCTTCatctaagaaaattatttggaGAACAG TATCTACAGATGAAGCTGTTATGGATCAAGTAGTAGAGCTCACTATTGAAAAGGTGTTGGAGCTTATTGAATCTGCTTATCCAAATCCAGTTACTGTAATTGACATAGCAAA agaACATGGTTGGGAAGTATCTGCAGTTGAAGCAAAAATGAAGGAACTACAAGAAAAGGGTGTTGTAAAAGCAATGGAACATGGAGCTTTCACTAGAGTAGTACATCAAGATACTCAAGTGCag GTTGTCAAACAAATGCCTACAATGGCCAGTTCTAAGCAGCCAACAATAGCAATTATCACTGCACAATATTGTGAAAAGCTTGCAGTAGATTCTATgatcgaaaataaagaaacgtttGTTCGATATACGACTGTAG GTACACCAACATCGCCAGATATGACAGACGGAGTTCCGCGCGTGATTTGCCGTTTTG GAGAATCAAACGTGTATACATTGGGTAACATCGGTGCTCATAGAATCGTTTGCACAAAACTACCAACCGTGGGTCATACTCGAGAAGCTATGACCGCTGCAGGAAATACTACAACCAGACTATTAg GTACTTTCCAAAAGGTCGATTTCGTATTCCTGGTGGGTGTTGGCGGAGGTGTACCGCATTATACGGATTACAACAAGCACGTGAGGCTCGGCGACGTGGTTGTTTCACATCCAACtctgattaataaaaaatatgtatacgtatactgCGAGAGTGCGAAGACGAACGAAAATGGTAACTATCATTTCGAGACCAAAGAATATTGTCCACCTAATCTAGGTCTTCAGGAGATAGCCGTTAATCTCAAACAACAG TCGGAAAACGAAATAAGTCCTCCTTGGCAAGAATATCTGAAAGAAGGTATAGAAAGTTTAGGTAATCAAGCGGAGCACGACTTCAAAGCACCACCCCCTGAATCCGATAAATTGTACATGGCTATTGGAGACAGAGACGTAATTGAAGTTGCTCATCCTATTGCTCCTCAGGATGCGACGAACAAGAg AATGGAGGGTTGTCCTCGAATCCACTTGGCACCAATCGCTTCGGGTCGACAAATTGCACGAGATGATCAACTCAGGCAAAAATTTGCCACTCGATTTGGTGCTCTTGCTTTCGATGCTGAAATGGACGCCGTCGTTGAAAGTATCCTTGGAAATTGTAGAGAAAGTTTCGCAGTGATACGAGGTATCTCCGATTACAAGGACGGTTCTCGTATCAAGGAGTGGCAACCTTATGCATCCTTGGCAGCTGCGAGCGTTATGAAAGCTGTTATTTGCGCTATGGATCCACCAACCAACGTTTAA
- the LOC127063358 gene encoding uncharacterized protein LOC127063358 isoform X4: protein MDDKRIEHIVMTPKCKTGNSTTLIIERQALEPPTENGNDNVHVAGGDHKGIVINKQAINVTNGEISPPHLCLQFRVFLVSTQTGKHTQESRTLEFWFCDTCSETEQPTVAQEFFRELVAPQEFPRDYVGFIKKIIKLMQHKYSSIKKLEVELKQLEEPISLPTRPLSTDEAVMDQVVELTIEKVLELIESAYPNPVTVIDIAKEHGWEVSAVEAKMKELQEKGVVKAMEHGAFTRVVHQDTQVQVVKQMPTMASSKQPTIAIITAQYCEKLAVDSMIENKETFVRYTTVGESNVYTLGNIGAHRIVCTKLPTVGHTREAMTAAGNTTTRLLGTFQKVDFVFLVGVGGGVPHYTDYNKHVRLGDVVVSHPTLINKKYVYVYCESAKTNENGNYHFETKEYCPPNLGLQEIAVNLKQQSENEISPPWQEYLKEGIESLGNQAEHDFKAPPPESDKLYMAIGDRDVIEVAHPIAPQDATNKRMEGCPRIHLAPIASGRQIARDDQLRQKFATRFGALAFDAEMDAVVESILGNCRESFAVIRGISDYKDGSRIKEWQPYASLAAASVMKAVICAMDPPTNV from the exons AGCATATTGTAATGACACCAAAATGCAAAACTGGGAATTCAACAACTTTAATTATAGAAAGGCAGGCTTTAGAACCTCCCACAGAAAATGGAAATGATAATGTACATGTTGCTGGTGGAGATCACAAAGGAATAGTTATCAATAAACAAGCTATTAATG tGACAAATGGTGAAATATCACCACCCCATCTGTGTCTTCAATTTAGAGTATTTTTAGTAAGTACACAAACTGGGAAACATACACAAGAGTCTAGGACACTTGAATTTTGGTTTTGCGACACTTGTTCAGAAACTGAACAGCCCACTGTTGCACAAGAATTTTTCAGAGAACTGGTTGCACCACAAGAATTTCCAAGag ATTATGTGggatttataaagaaaataataaagctaATGCAACACAAGTACTccagtattaaaaaattagaggTAGAACTAAAACAGCTTGAAGAACCAATTTCACTTCCAACTAGACCAT TATCTACAGATGAAGCTGTTATGGATCAAGTAGTAGAGCTCACTATTGAAAAGGTGTTGGAGCTTATTGAATCTGCTTATCCAAATCCAGTTACTGTAATTGACATAGCAAA agaACATGGTTGGGAAGTATCTGCAGTTGAAGCAAAAATGAAGGAACTACAAGAAAAGGGTGTTGTAAAAGCAATGGAACATGGAGCTTTCACTAGAGTAGTACATCAAGATACTCAAGTGCag GTTGTCAAACAAATGCCTACAATGGCCAGTTCTAAGCAGCCAACAATAGCAATTATCACTGCACAATATTGTGAAAAGCTTGCAGTAGATTCTATgatcgaaaataaagaaacgtttGTTCGATATACGACTGTAG GAGAATCAAACGTGTATACATTGGGTAACATCGGTGCTCATAGAATCGTTTGCACAAAACTACCAACCGTGGGTCATACTCGAGAAGCTATGACCGCTGCAGGAAATACTACAACCAGACTATTAg GTACTTTCCAAAAGGTCGATTTCGTATTCCTGGTGGGTGTTGGCGGAGGTGTACCGCATTATACGGATTACAACAAGCACGTGAGGCTCGGCGACGTGGTTGTTTCACATCCAACtctgattaataaaaaatatgtatacgtatactgCGAGAGTGCGAAGACGAACGAAAATGGTAACTATCATTTCGAGACCAAAGAATATTGTCCACCTAATCTAGGTCTTCAGGAGATAGCCGTTAATCTCAAACAACAG TCGGAAAACGAAATAAGTCCTCCTTGGCAAGAATATCTGAAAGAAGGTATAGAAAGTTTAGGTAATCAAGCGGAGCACGACTTCAAAGCACCACCCCCTGAATCCGATAAATTGTACATGGCTATTGGAGACAGAGACGTAATTGAAGTTGCTCATCCTATTGCTCCTCAGGATGCGACGAACAAGAg AATGGAGGGTTGTCCTCGAATCCACTTGGCACCAATCGCTTCGGGTCGACAAATTGCACGAGATGATCAACTCAGGCAAAAATTTGCCACTCGATTTGGTGCTCTTGCTTTCGATGCTGAAATGGACGCCGTCGTTGAAAGTATCCTTGGAAATTGTAGAGAAAGTTTCGCAGTGATACGAGGTATCTCCGATTACAAGGACGGTTCTCGTATCAAGGAGTGGCAACCTTATGCATCCTTGGCAGCTGCGAGCGTTATGAAAGCTGTTATTTGCGCTATGGATCCACCAACCAACGTTTAA
- the LOC127063358 gene encoding uncharacterized protein LOC127063358 isoform X3 produces MDDKRIEHIVMTPKCKTGNSTTLIIERQALEPPTENGNDNVHVAGGDHKGIVINKQAINVTNGEISPPHLCLQFRVFLVSTQTGKHTQESRTLEFWFCDTCSETEQPTVAQEFFRELVAPQEFPRDYVGFIKKIIKLMQHKYSSIKKLEVELKQLEEPISLPTRPLSTDEAVMDQVVELTIEKVLELIESAYPNPVTVIDIAKEHGWEVSAVEAKMKELQEKGVVKAMEHGAFTRVVHQDTQVQVVKQMPTMASSKQPTIAIITAQYCEKLAVDSMIENKETFVRYTTVGTPTSPDMTDGVPRVICRFGESNVYTLGNIGAHRIVCTKLPTVGHTREAMTAAGNTTTRLLGTFQKVDFVFLVGVGGGVPHYTDYNKHVRLGDVVVSHPTLINKKYVYVYCESAKTNENGNYHFETKEYCPPNLGLQEIAVNLKQQSENEISPPWQEYLKEGIESLGNQAEHDFKAPPPESDKLYMAIGDRDVIEVAHPIAPQDATNKRMEGCPRIHLAPIASGRQIARDDQLRQKFATRFGALAFDAEMDAVVESILGNCRESFAVIRGISDYKDGSRIKEWQPYASLAAASVMKAVICAMDPPTNV; encoded by the exons AGCATATTGTAATGACACCAAAATGCAAAACTGGGAATTCAACAACTTTAATTATAGAAAGGCAGGCTTTAGAACCTCCCACAGAAAATGGAAATGATAATGTACATGTTGCTGGTGGAGATCACAAAGGAATAGTTATCAATAAACAAGCTATTAATG tGACAAATGGTGAAATATCACCACCCCATCTGTGTCTTCAATTTAGAGTATTTTTAGTAAGTACACAAACTGGGAAACATACACAAGAGTCTAGGACACTTGAATTTTGGTTTTGCGACACTTGTTCAGAAACTGAACAGCCCACTGTTGCACAAGAATTTTTCAGAGAACTGGTTGCACCACAAGAATTTCCAAGag ATTATGTGggatttataaagaaaataataaagctaATGCAACACAAGTACTccagtattaaaaaattagaggTAGAACTAAAACAGCTTGAAGAACCAATTTCACTTCCAACTAGACCAT TATCTACAGATGAAGCTGTTATGGATCAAGTAGTAGAGCTCACTATTGAAAAGGTGTTGGAGCTTATTGAATCTGCTTATCCAAATCCAGTTACTGTAATTGACATAGCAAA agaACATGGTTGGGAAGTATCTGCAGTTGAAGCAAAAATGAAGGAACTACAAGAAAAGGGTGTTGTAAAAGCAATGGAACATGGAGCTTTCACTAGAGTAGTACATCAAGATACTCAAGTGCag GTTGTCAAACAAATGCCTACAATGGCCAGTTCTAAGCAGCCAACAATAGCAATTATCACTGCACAATATTGTGAAAAGCTTGCAGTAGATTCTATgatcgaaaataaagaaacgtttGTTCGATATACGACTGTAG GTACACCAACATCGCCAGATATGACAGACGGAGTTCCGCGCGTGATTTGCCGTTTTG GAGAATCAAACGTGTATACATTGGGTAACATCGGTGCTCATAGAATCGTTTGCACAAAACTACCAACCGTGGGTCATACTCGAGAAGCTATGACCGCTGCAGGAAATACTACAACCAGACTATTAg GTACTTTCCAAAAGGTCGATTTCGTATTCCTGGTGGGTGTTGGCGGAGGTGTACCGCATTATACGGATTACAACAAGCACGTGAGGCTCGGCGACGTGGTTGTTTCACATCCAACtctgattaataaaaaatatgtatacgtatactgCGAGAGTGCGAAGACGAACGAAAATGGTAACTATCATTTCGAGACCAAAGAATATTGTCCACCTAATCTAGGTCTTCAGGAGATAGCCGTTAATCTCAAACAACAG TCGGAAAACGAAATAAGTCCTCCTTGGCAAGAATATCTGAAAGAAGGTATAGAAAGTTTAGGTAATCAAGCGGAGCACGACTTCAAAGCACCACCCCCTGAATCCGATAAATTGTACATGGCTATTGGAGACAGAGACGTAATTGAAGTTGCTCATCCTATTGCTCCTCAGGATGCGACGAACAAGAg AATGGAGGGTTGTCCTCGAATCCACTTGGCACCAATCGCTTCGGGTCGACAAATTGCACGAGATGATCAACTCAGGCAAAAATTTGCCACTCGATTTGGTGCTCTTGCTTTCGATGCTGAAATGGACGCCGTCGTTGAAAGTATCCTTGGAAATTGTAGAGAAAGTTTCGCAGTGATACGAGGTATCTCCGATTACAAGGACGGTTCTCGTATCAAGGAGTGGCAACCTTATGCATCCTTGGCAGCTGCGAGCGTTATGAAAGCTGTTATTTGCGCTATGGATCCACCAACCAACGTTTAA